Below is a window of Tolypothrix bouteillei VB521301 DNA.
CTACTACAGTCTATTCCAGAACGAAGAACTACTATTTTGTCGCGATCGCAACCCAGAGTAATGGCTTTCTGTCGGAAAAATTCACAATTTGCAAGAAAAAAATCTCCTTTGACAAAAAGTTCATTATAAACATCTTGTCCGCACTCCTGAACATAATAGCTTATATCATACCCTCGGAATGACGCGATCAATTTACCTTTTATAGCACCAATATCTCGGAATATCTGACCTTCGATACCATGCATTCCAAATTGACCGTGAATAATATCGTAATGCGTGGACTGAAGGAGTGGTATCACTGAATATAACAGCCGCAGAGAAATTGCGTATTTCTCATATTTAAAAAAGTTGAGCGATCGCAACAAAACCAAGGGACTTTTGTGTAAATTAGTGATTATTAACCCAATTCCTTTCAGTACTCTCCATAAGTAATTTGTTGGAATTGTAGGTACATAATGAGTCCTTTCTAGCAGCTGATACTTTTCCACATCTGGATGCATTTTAGACAGATCGTCTGGACGAGAACCGTAAATATGTACCTCATGTCCTCGGGAAATTAACCCGGTAATTTGATTTAGGATAAAAGTTTCTGATAATACAGGAAACTCACCTACAATGAATGCTATTTTCATAAAAGAAATTACAAATCAACGTTTGTTTCGAGTTGCTTTGGTACCGATTTTCGTAGTTTTAGGGCAAATAATCTTTAACTACCATAATTACTTTTTTTTATATAAAAGCTATTTTTTGAATTTTCTTTAGCGTATCTTTATATTCTTAAAGATTCCGTAAATTTTTAGCGATCGACAAATTTATGTACTGACAGTGCGATCGGTAGGAGTACTGAAAACGCCACTCGTACAGTTACGTCGTGCATTTACGTCACTAAGCTTTTTATCGGAGACTGCGTAATGCGGTTCCTTGCAAATGAGATTTTCTCAATATGAGCGTTATATATACGTGAAGCAGGTTATAACATTGCTTGCGGTAACGACGACGCGGGAGTTACTATATCTTTACCAAAGAAGGTGTTGAAGAAATTCTAAATCTCCAACCTAAAGGTTCACAGGCTAAAGCTTATCAGGTAAAGCAAGTACGTGCAGTTATTCTTAAGTACAATTTAGAAGGTAAAACGATGCTTCGCTATGAAGTTATTCTACATTGGAGCCAGGAAGACTAAGCATTTATTGCGGAAGTACCAGAATTACCTGGTTGTGCAGTTGATGGTTATACATATCAACAAGCACTGGAAAATGTAGAAATTATCATGCAGGAGTGGATTGATACAGCTAAGGAACTAGGTCGTCCCATTCCAGAACCAAAGCAACACATAATGTAGGTATGCCCATCCTACAGTACTGAAATTTTTTCACCAATCAGATAGGATTGTTATATATCCTCACGAAGATTTAAGTGGACAATGGGATTAACAATTCATTATGAATTTAGTTTAAAAAATGCCAGCGTTAACGAGGCAAGAGAAAAAATTGTTGCTTTACATAACTTGGCTTTACGACTTCCTTTTAAGTTTGTTGATGAGTTGGTAGAAATTTCAGGAAAGGATTGTTATTTTGATAAAGATGATTTCAACGACCCCTACTGTTTTATTAAAATTCGGGCATTAAAACCAGTAGAAATTGCTATGAATGGCTTTTCTTGGGAAAATTCTACCTATATTATTGGTTTTGATTCGCTTCCAGGAGAAGGCTCTGAAACTCCTATTTTTGGCTTGGCTACCCATTCGGAAATAAAAGATGTTAATGATTGGATGTGGACGGGTTTTTGTAAAACTCAATATGCTAGCAATCCTGAATATGGTGGTTTGGAGAATTTTCTCAAGTGTCATTTACTGATTGTGAAAATGCTCGATGCGGCTTGTGAATTGGGAATTACCTGCGATGTGACTGATGAAGGAGGTTATTGGGAGAACCGAAATATAGAAGAACTTGTCTCCAATATTCGCCAACATAATATTTTAATGGCGGCTTTGACAGGGCAAATTAAAGATGATTTAGCTGTTCTAGGTAATATTCCTATTCTGTCTCCTATTTTTGATTATCCTAATTTTGAGCATTTGGAAGCTGAAGGGAGGCAAAAACCAGATTAGTCGTTCGAGAAGTCCATTCTTTCACCAATCTTCAGTATCCTATAAATATAGGAATGTTATTTTTTTTTATAAAAATTTGCGGTGTCTAGCTCCCCGACTTCTCCAAGAACTCGGGGAGCTAAGTTTATTATAAATAATTTAGGATTCCTATAGAGTAATTTACGGTGATGGAATTGGCTGATATGTCACTAACAGAAGGAATTCTCTCGCAACTACCAGGTAATGTTTTAGAAGGGCTGCGTCAAAGCGATCGCATTTTAGCATCCATAAGAGAAGGGGATGCACCAATACCAATGGTTGTCAAGGAAACAACCCAACCTTTAGGTACCGTAGATTGGGACGTTATCATTTGCGGTGGAACCTTGGGTATTTTAATTGGCTCCGCCTTAGCTTTAAGAGGAGTGCGAGTAGCGCTCATAGAACGGAGAATGTTGCGGGGTAGAGAGCAAGAATGGAACATTTCCCGTAAAGAACTACAAGTTTTTTTAGAACTAAATTTACTGACGACAGAAGAATTAGAGAAAGCGATCGCTACAGAATACAATCCTGCTCGAGTCGGCTTCCATAACGGTACGGAAGTTTGGGTACGGGATGTCCTAAATATTGGCGTCGATCCAGTTTACCTCTTAGAAACCTTAAAACAGAAATTTCTTGCCTGTGGTGGAAAATTATTTGAAAACACGCCATTTACAGAAGCAGTTGTTCATCCCGACGGAATCAGAGTCAACAACCAGTTCACAACCAGGTTGCTCATTGACGCTATGGGGAATCTTTCCCCCATCGTGGAACAAGCACGAGCAGGACAAAAACCAGATGCACTGTGTTTGGTAGTGGGAAGTTGTGCTCGAGGTTTTCCGGAAAACCATACGGGGGACTTGTTGTTATCTTTCACACCCTTGCACAACCAGTGCCAGTACTTTTGGGAAGCTTTCCCAGCAAAAGATGGCAGAACCACCTATATGTTTACTTACATGGATGCACATCCACAACGCATGGGTTTAGAAGCGCTTTTTGAGGATTATCTGCGCTTAATGCCAGAATATCAAGGCGTGGAGTTAAACCAACTGGCATTTCAACGAGCGCTGTTTGGCTTTTTCCCCTCCTACCAACAAAGCCCTTTAAAGACACCTTGGAACCGGATACTACCACTTGGAGATAGCAGTGGTAACCAGTCTCCCCTAAGTTTTGGGGGTTTCGGTGCAATGGTACGTCACCTAGAGCGTCTGACACAAGGCATTCATGAAGCACTGCAAACCAATCAACTATCCGCCAATGCACTCTCACTTCTGCAACCATACCAACCCAGTTTAGCTGTCACTTGGCTTTTCCAAAGGGCTATGAGTGTGGAAGTTAATCAAAAAATTGATTCCAATCAAATTAACCAACTGCTGTCTGCAGTCTTTCAACAGATGGAACAGTTAGGCGAATCGGTTCTCAAACCATTTTTGCAAGATGTGGTGCAGTTTCCAGCACTGACACAAACTCTGCTCAAAACGGGTGTGACACATCCTGGATTAGTCGCCAAGGTAATTCCACAGGTTGGATTGGGAACTTTACTCAATTGGATAGTACATTACGGAAATTTAGGGGTTTACGCTGTTTTGTTTTTGCTAAGTGAAATGTTACAACCATGGATGAAAACTTTACCCAATGTTTCCAAATACTATTGGCATCGCTTAGCTGAAGCTTGGAAATACGGTTCTGGCAATGATTATTTTTGAAATAGCTAATGGCTAATGGCTAATGGCTATTAACAATTAGCTATTAGCTATTAGCTATTAACAATTTCCTCTAATTCCAGGTATGACAATAATATGATAGAGCGAG
It encodes the following:
- a CDS encoding FAD-dependent oxidoreductase is translated as MSLTEGILSQLPGNVLEGLRQSDRILASIREGDAPIPMVVKETTQPLGTVDWDVIICGGTLGILIGSALALRGVRVALIERRMLRGREQEWNISRKELQVFLELNLLTTEELEKAIATEYNPARVGFHNGTEVWVRDVLNIGVDPVYLLETLKQKFLACGGKLFENTPFTEAVVHPDGIRVNNQFTTRLLIDAMGNLSPIVEQARAGQKPDALCLVVGSCARGFPENHTGDLLLSFTPLHNQCQYFWEAFPAKDGRTTYMFTYMDAHPQRMGLEALFEDYLRLMPEYQGVELNQLAFQRALFGFFPSYQQSPLKTPWNRILPLGDSSGNQSPLSFGGFGAMVRHLERLTQGIHEALQTNQLSANALSLLQPYQPSLAVTWLFQRAMSVEVNQKIDSNQINQLLSAVFQQMEQLGESVLKPFLQDVVQFPALTQTLLKTGVTHPGLVAKVIPQVGLGTLLNWIVHYGNLGVYAVLFLLSEMLQPWMKTLPNVSKYYWHRLAEAWKYGSGNDYF
- a CDS encoding type II toxin-antitoxin system HicB family antitoxin, which codes for MAEVPELPGCAVDGYTYQQALENVEIIMQEWIDTAKELGRPIPEPKQHIM